A stretch of DNA from Nonlabens ponticola:
TAAAGCCGAGACCAAAGAAGCTGAAGACATTGTCGTTAACGATCCTGAAACAATTCCAGCGATTGAGGAACCAACTCAAAAAAATACCGCAGCAGGAAAAGACACTATTATCAAAGCTAGCCCTGCAAGCCCTAAAGACTTGATATCTAAAAAGATATTGATCGTTGAAGACAACAAGATCAATCAAATGATTACCCGTAAAATTCTTGAGGGAAAGAATTTTGAGTGTGATATAGCCAACAATGGTGTTGAGGCTCTAGGTAAAGCACGTGACAACAAGTATGACCTTATACTTATGGATATACACATGCCAGCCATGGACGGTAAGCAAGCCACGGCTGAAATACGCAAGTTTGACAGGGAAATACCAATCATTGCCCTAACGGCCGTAACCCTTGATGAGACTGAAAAGGAATTCTACGAGATAGGTTTTGATGACATCATACCTAAGCCTTTCAAAATGGAAGAATTCTTTGAGAAGATTCAGAAAGCCTTTTCTAGCTACCAGATATATTAATTCTTAGCGGCTGACCTATAAATCTTGTTTTGATAGGTAAATAAAACAAGTTATTCATCTTCAATTTCCGCAACTTCACATAATCTTTTTCGGTAGTAATAGTGATTTGGGAATTATCTAGCTCCTGCAAGTCGAGAGTATCATATTCATGATGATCCTTGAACTTAAAATGCTTAACAGTTGTAAACTGTTCTAAATATTCTAGCAAATACTGTGGCTTCGCAATTCCTGTAATTAGATTGATGTTAGAATTTGCAATGGACGACAGCTGCTTTACACCAATTGCACTTTTAAGCTCAGTATCATATTGGATCGAAGAAAAATATACTTCTTGACTTTTAATAGGATTGATTTGAGATAGAATATGTTGCTGCTCCCTTTGAGAAAGATCCGGTGGGCATTTAGTAACTACTATATGGTCAGCACGTCTTGAGCCTCGACGGTTTTCTCGCAAGTTGCCCGCTGGCAAAACGTGATCCTTATAATAAGGAGCGTTGTAATCAGTTAGCATGATAT
This window harbors:
- the lpxK gene encoding tetraacyldisaccharide 4'-kinase, which gives rise to MASWRILLYPFSVLYDGVTGLRNSAFDAGVLKQTTFDIPVIAIGNLSTGGTGKTPMIEYCIEQLAGKKVAVLSRGYGRKTKGFLEVTNNSDASEVGDEPLQFKLKYGDDIIVAVCEKRADGIEQLISSHDLDVILLDDAYQHRYVKASQYIMLTDYNAPYYKDHVLPAGNLRENRRGSRRADHIVVTKCPPDLSQREQQHILSQINPIKSQEVYFSSIQYDTELKSAIGVKQLSSIANSNINLITGIAKPQYLLEYLEQFTTVKHFKFKDHHEYDTLDLQELDNSQITITTEKDYVKLRKLKMNNLFYLPIKTRFIGQPLRINISGS